One part of the Anaerolineales bacterium genome encodes these proteins:
- the rimM gene encoding 16S rRNA processing protein RimM, with product MTSRRQQASQRRKANQGKPSQSGSAEFREPDFVLVGILRRPHGLRGEAQVSIETDFPERLQPGLKLFLGAEHTPVTIRTQRPVDGGLLLSFEEFPDRNAIEHLRNAPLFSRVEDSPPLPPGQYYRHQLMGLTVVSDAGEELGTLTQVLETGANDVYIVRSERYGEVLLPAIREVVTDVDLANKRMHVHLLPGLLPDPPAEASSS from the coding sequence TTGACCTCGCGCAGACAACAAGCCAGCCAACGCCGCAAGGCAAACCAAGGCAAGCCCTCCCAGTCAGGCTCAGCGGAATTCCGCGAGCCTGACTTTGTATTGGTGGGCATTTTGCGCCGCCCGCATGGCCTGCGCGGTGAAGCCCAGGTGTCCATCGAAACCGACTTCCCTGAGCGTTTGCAGCCCGGCCTGAAGCTGTTCCTGGGTGCCGAGCACACGCCGGTCACCATCCGCACCCAGCGCCCTGTGGACGGCGGCTTGCTGCTGTCCTTCGAAGAATTCCCTGACCGAAATGCCATCGAGCATCTGCGCAACGCGCCTCTGTTCTCCCGCGTGGAGGACAGCCCGCCGCTGCCGCCCGGCCAGTACTACCGCCACCAGCTCATGGGCCTGACGGTGGTGAGCGATGCCGGCGAAGAGCTGGGCACGCTGACCCAGGTGTTGGAGACCGGCGCCAATGACGTCTATATCGTGCGCTCCGAACGCTATGGCGAAGTGCTGCTGCCTGCCATCCGCGAGGTGGTAACAGATGTAGACCTGGCCAACAAACGAATGCATGTGCACCTGCTGCCCGGCCTGCTGCCAGACCCGCCCGCGGAAGCCTCGTCCTCATAA
- a CDS encoding GAF domain-containing protein — translation MGIETMLLASFKDSPSRQNAPDADSLRNLSKVKALVEHSADAVLILHPESGKILVANQSALLLFEADEGALYGLTFNQLSATKNAPKTSPLDRYADYVQRVRAGESPEFEWQGRTPSGKQISGKAQMSTLPVKDAEFIRIHISHPEVEAASWVEDSQHVDELAALALTGASIASSLDIDKVMEVVGKQLATLLEANTFIAYDWLANSKDLRMRHSYTMARSQPKPVAPHLDVSNVLELGRPVQKQIDASTTTAAEKKAMKSAGATTVLILPLIAQSKTIGLAELQDKREGHTFSSREIYLAQTLCHQAAVAIENARLFQATRRQLQELTILQQVANATTEANSVDELIESATQLIRHSIYSDNFGIILLGEDGQLHIHPSYESAPEVASKPIPLGQGVTGRVAQSGKPMRIADTRQEANYLDYDQQTLSELCVPMKIGERVIGIINTESRELNHFTEDDERLLLTLAGQLATGIERLRNAAAEGRRTHQLAVLNELTSRMSGVLERDKLFQIIVECLHRRMGYYSTDISRVDDDTQSYIVEAVAGGFELVAERQGYTQPFGLGLLGLAARTGEIVHTNNASAHPNFFMVEGFARIQSEIVIPIKIYNKVYALLNIESQQANAFDDYEIAALSTLGDQISMFLESVHLFESTKRQLQELTVLHAITQAAVNARTQDELIERATEIIGASLYTDKFGFLTMHPDGDKLIVHPSYRGITPQDLSRMVTLSEGVTGRVAATGKAWRVPDVRKEPSYMRINPNMRSELCVPILGNGNRVLGVINAESIRVNAFTDSDLRLLSTIAGQIGTAIEKLHLLQSERFQRSQAETLREVAAILGSAADRASVLDLILEQLKRVVPFDSASVQLVRGENLIVHAVAGNLESAVVGLELPIKEDKFAHPLLFEQRTVLYEDISDHPDWLQLEGASNVKSWIGAPLIARGACIGVLTVDGYTAKQFSQADADLVATFAIHAGIALENVRLFEEAQDAYLQTVSALASAIDVRDTYTSGHSQRLVDMAVETGRLLGCTPQELVDIKWGALLHDIGKIGVPDEILRKPSSLEQAELEVMRQHPEIGARIVEPVRNLATVAPIIRAHQERYDGSGYPDGLKGDQIPKIARIISVADAYVAMTDERVYRKARSKEEAIAELKRCSGTQFDPLVVEAFLQVLDTCNGDET, via the coding sequence ATGGGTATTGAGACAATGCTGCTGGCTTCCTTCAAAGACTCACCCTCGCGTCAAAACGCTCCGGACGCGGATTCTTTGCGCAACCTGAGCAAGGTCAAAGCGCTGGTTGAGCACAGCGCCGACGCGGTCCTCATCCTGCATCCGGAGAGCGGCAAGATCCTGGTAGCCAACCAGAGCGCCCTGCTGCTGTTCGAGGCCGACGAGGGAGCGCTGTACGGGCTCACCTTCAACCAATTGAGCGCAACCAAGAACGCGCCCAAAACCTCGCCGTTGGACCGCTATGCGGATTATGTGCAGCGCGTACGGGCCGGCGAATCCCCAGAGTTTGAATGGCAGGGGCGCACTCCCAGCGGCAAGCAGATCTCCGGCAAGGCGCAGATGTCAACTTTGCCTGTAAAGGATGCGGAGTTCATCCGTATTCATATTTCGCACCCCGAAGTCGAAGCCGCCAGCTGGGTTGAGGACAGCCAGCATGTTGATGAGCTGGCAGCCCTGGCACTGACTGGCGCCAGCATTGCCTCCAGCCTGGATATTGACAAAGTGATGGAAGTGGTCGGCAAGCAGCTGGCCACCCTGCTCGAGGCCAACACCTTCATAGCCTACGACTGGCTGGCCAACAGCAAAGACCTGCGCATGCGCCATAGTTACACTATGGCACGCAGCCAGCCGAAACCGGTTGCGCCCCATTTGGATGTCAGCAACGTGCTGGAGTTGGGCCGCCCGGTGCAAAAACAGATCGACGCCAGCACCACTACGGCCGCTGAAAAGAAGGCCATGAAGTCTGCCGGGGCGACGACCGTGCTTATATTGCCACTCATTGCGCAGAGCAAGACCATCGGCCTGGCCGAATTGCAAGACAAGCGCGAGGGCCACACCTTCAGCAGCCGCGAGATCTATTTGGCGCAGACCCTGTGCCACCAGGCCGCCGTCGCCATTGAAAATGCCCGTCTGTTCCAGGCCACTCGCCGCCAGCTGCAGGAGTTGACCATTTTGCAGCAAGTGGCCAACGCCACCACCGAGGCCAACAGCGTGGACGAGCTGATCGAGAGCGCCACCCAGTTGATCCGCCACAGCATTTACTCGGATAACTTCGGCATCATTCTATTGGGTGAAGACGGGCAACTGCACATTCATCCCTCCTACGAATCGGCCCCCGAGGTTGCCAGTAAGCCCATCCCGCTGGGCCAGGGCGTCACCGGCCGCGTAGCCCAGTCCGGCAAACCCATGCGCATCGCCGACACGCGCCAGGAAGCCAATTACCTGGACTACGACCAGCAAACCCTTTCCGAGCTGTGCGTGCCGATGAAGATCGGCGAGCGTGTAATTGGCATCATCAACACGGAAAGCCGCGAGCTCAACCACTTCACCGAAGACGACGAGCGCCTGCTGCTCACGCTGGCCGGCCAGCTGGCCACCGGCATCGAGCGCCTGCGCAACGCAGCCGCCGAAGGCCGCCGCACGCATCAACTGGCAGTTCTCAATGAGCTCACCAGCCGCATGAGCGGCGTGCTGGAGCGCGACAAACTGTTCCAGATCATTGTCGAGTGCCTGCACCGCCGCATGGGCTACTACTCCACCGACATCTCCCGCGTGGATGATGACACCCAGTCCTACATCGTGGAGGCTGTGGCCGGCGGCTTTGAACTCGTGGCCGAGCGCCAGGGCTACACCCAGCCTTTCGGGCTGGGCCTGCTGGGGTTGGCTGCCCGCACAGGCGAAATAGTTCACACCAACAATGCCAGCGCCCATCCGAACTTCTTCATGGTGGAAGGCTTTGCCAGGATCCAATCAGAGATTGTCATCCCGATCAAGATCTACAACAAGGTGTATGCCTTGCTGAACATTGAAAGCCAGCAAGCCAACGCGTTTGACGATTACGAGATCGCCGCCCTATCCACGCTGGGGGATCAGATCTCCATGTTCCTGGAGAGCGTGCATCTGTTCGAGTCGACCAAGCGCCAGCTTCAGGAGCTCACCGTGCTGCACGCCATCACCCAGGCGGCGGTTAATGCCCGCACCCAGGATGAGCTGATCGAGCGCGCCACCGAGATCATCGGCGCCAGCTTGTATACAGACAAATTTGGCTTCCTCACCATGCACCCGGATGGCGATAAGCTGATCGTACATCCATCCTATAGAGGTATCACTCCGCAGGATCTGTCTCGAATGGTGACGCTGTCCGAAGGCGTGACCGGCCGCGTGGCGGCCACCGGCAAAGCCTGGCGTGTGCCGGATGTGCGCAAGGAGCCCAGCTACATGCGCATCAACCCCAACATGCGCTCTGAGCTGTGCGTGCCCATCCTCGGCAACGGCAACCGCGTGCTGGGCGTGATCAACGCCGAGAGCATACGCGTGAACGCGTTCACCGACTCGGACCTGCGCCTGCTCAGCACGATCGCCGGCCAGATCGGCACGGCCATTGAGAAGCTGCACTTGTTGCAATCCGAGCGCTTCCAGCGCAGCCAGGCCGAGACCCTGCGCGAGGTGGCCGCCATCCTGGGCTCCGCCGCAGACCGGGCCAGCGTGCTGGATCTGATCCTCGAGCAGCTCAAGCGCGTCGTGCCGTTCGACAGCGCGTCAGTTCAGCTGGTGCGCGGTGAAAACCTGATCGTGCACGCGGTGGCGGGCAACTTGGAGTCGGCCGTGGTCGGCCTCGAACTGCCGATCAAAGAAGACAAATTCGCCCACCCGTTGCTGTTCGAACAGCGCACCGTGCTATATGAAGACATCAGTGACCACCCCGACTGGCTGCAGCTGGAAGGCGCCAGCAATGTGAAATCATGGATCGGTGCACCGCTGATCGCCCGCGGCGCCTGCATTGGTGTGCTGACCGTGGACGGATACACCGCAAAGCAGTTCTCGCAGGCCGATGCCGACCTGGTGGCCACTTTCGCCATCCACGCCGGCATTGCGTTGGAGAATGTACGCCTGTTTGAAGAAGCGCAGGACGCCTATCTGCAAACCGTCAGCGCCCTGGCCAGCGCCATTGACGTGCGTGACACCTATACCAGCGGCCACAGCCAGCGCCTGGTGGATATGGCCGTGGAAACCGGCCGCCTGCTGGGCTGCACTCCACAGGAGCTGGTTGACATCAAATGGGGCGCCCTGCTGCATGACATTGGAAAGATCGGCGTGCCGGATGAGATCCTGCGAAAGCCCAGCTCACTGGAACAAGCTGAACTAGAAGTGATGCGCCAGCACCCTGAGATCGGCGCCCGCATTGTGGAGCCGGTGCGCAACCTGGCCACCGTGGCCCCCATCATCCGTGCCCACCAGGAACGCTATGACGGCTCGGGCTACCCTGACGGGCTCAAGGGTGATCAGATCCCCAAGATCGCCCGCATCATCAGCGTGGCCGACGCCTATGTGGCCATGACTGACGAGCGTGTGTACCGCAAAGCGCGTTCGAAGGAAGAAGCCATCGCCGAGCTTAAGCGCTGCAGCGGTACGCAATTCGACCCGCTGGTGGTTGAGGCGTTCCTGCAGGTGCTTGACACCTGCAACGGCGACGAAACCTAG
- the upp gene encoding uracil phosphoribosyltransferase codes for MAQEYVSTHPMVLHKLTILRDKSTEPRKFRELVKEISSLLTYEATRDLPTIDKQVETPMGKAMGGEMKDTIGLVPILRAGLGMVDGVWELIPDAQVWHIGLFRDEKTLQPVQYYNKLPTAPTVGVCLVLDPMLATGGSAAATVSILKEWGVKNIRYIGLLGAPEGIQHLSEQHPDVPIFLGAKDERLNEIGYIVPGLGDAGDRQFGTG; via the coding sequence ATGGCCCAGGAATATGTATCCACACACCCCATGGTCTTACACAAGCTCACTATCCTCAGAGACAAATCCACCGAACCCCGTAAATTCAGAGAATTAGTAAAAGAGATCAGCTCGCTGCTCACCTACGAGGCGACTCGCGACCTGCCCACCATCGACAAACAGGTTGAGACGCCGATGGGCAAGGCCATGGGCGGTGAGATGAAAGACACCATCGGCCTGGTGCCGATCCTGCGCGCCGGCCTGGGAATGGTGGACGGCGTATGGGAGCTGATTCCCGACGCGCAGGTCTGGCACATCGGCCTCTTCCGCGACGAGAAGACCTTGCAACCGGTTCAGTATTACAACAAGCTGCCCACCGCCCCCACCGTGGGCGTATGCTTGGTGCTCGACCCCATGCTGGCGACCGGCGGCTCGGCTGCCGCCACAGTAAGCATTCTCAAAGAATGGGGCGTGAAGAACATCCGCTACATTGGCTTGCTGGGCGCGCCGGAAGGCATACAGCATCTGAGCGAACAGCATCCAGATGTGCCCATCTTCCTGGGCGCCAAGGATGAGCGCCTGAACGAGATCGGGTATATCGTTCCCGGCCTCGGCGATGCCGGTGATCGCCAGTTCGGTACTGGATAA
- a CDS encoding thymidine phosphorylase, protein MRTVDLIIKKRDGLELTTEEIEFFVRGFTDGTVTDYQASAWAMAVLLNGMSDREVTDLTLAMANSGEVLDLSQVVDIALDKHSTGGVGDKTTLVVEPIVSACGLRVGKMSGRGLGFSGGTLDKMESIPGYRTDLSKEEFLAQLKGLGLVLTGQTGKLAPADGKMYALRDVTGTVDSLALIASSIMSKKIAAGAQRMVLDVKVGVGAFMKTLPAAKKLATIMVRIGKLANRKVVCLLSDMNQPLGFAVGNALEVKEAIETLHGGGPQDFCEHCLDIASHLLVLGKAASTPEAARKKAAATLQDGSAFERFRKLVAAQGGDVSYVDQPDKLPAAPFIEEVPAPKSAYIKWIDAQIVGETSVEMGAGRAKKGDTIDPAVGIVVLHKVGDRVKKGEPLFVLHANSKDSLAAARTRVLAAHKWSAKKVKRLRHSYGVVK, encoded by the coding sequence ATGCGAACCGTTGATCTGATCATAAAGAAGCGTGATGGCCTGGAACTGACCACCGAGGAGATCGAATTCTTTGTACGTGGTTTCACGGACGGCACTGTGACTGACTACCAGGCCAGCGCCTGGGCCATGGCAGTGCTGCTGAACGGGATGAGTGACCGCGAGGTGACCGATCTGACCCTGGCCATGGCCAATTCGGGCGAGGTGCTGGACCTGAGCCAGGTCGTGGATATTGCCCTGGACAAGCATTCCACCGGTGGGGTGGGCGACAAGACTACCCTGGTGGTCGAGCCGATCGTCTCGGCCTGCGGGCTGCGGGTGGGCAAAATGTCTGGCCGCGGCCTTGGTTTCAGCGGCGGCACGCTGGACAAGATGGAGTCCATTCCGGGCTACCGCACCGACCTCAGCAAGGAAGAGTTTTTGGCCCAACTCAAGGGTCTGGGACTGGTGCTCACCGGGCAAACCGGCAAGCTGGCCCCCGCCGACGGCAAGATGTACGCCCTGCGGGATGTGACCGGCACGGTCGACTCGCTGGCGCTGATCGCTTCGTCGATCATGAGCAAGAAGATCGCCGCCGGCGCCCAGCGCATGGTGCTGGATGTGAAAGTTGGCGTTGGCGCGTTCATGAAAACGCTGCCTGCGGCCAAAAAGCTGGCGACCATCATGGTGCGGATTGGCAAGCTGGCCAATCGAAAAGTGGTGTGTCTGCTCTCCGACATGAATCAGCCGCTCGGCTTCGCCGTGGGCAACGCCCTCGAGGTCAAAGAAGCCATCGAAACCCTGCACGGCGGCGGGCCGCAGGATTTTTGCGAGCATTGCCTGGATATTGCCAGCCACCTGCTGGTGCTCGGCAAAGCGGCCAGCACGCCGGAAGCCGCCCGCAAAAAAGCCGCGGCCACGCTGCAAGACGGCAGCGCTTTTGAGCGCTTCCGCAAGCTGGTGGCCGCCCAGGGCGGCGATGTGAGCTATGTGGACCAGCCAGACAAGCTGCCGGCTGCGCCTTTCATTGAAGAAGTGCCCGCGCCCAAGAGCGCGTATATCAAATGGATCGATGCCCAGATCGTGGGCGAGACCTCAGTGGAGATGGGCGCCGGGCGCGCCAAGAAGGGCGATACGATCGACCCTGCCGTGGGCATTGTGGTGCTGCACAAAGTCGGCGACCGCGTGAAGAAGGGCGAGCCGCTGTTCGTGCTGCACGCCAATTCAAAAGACTCGTTGGCCGCGGCGCGCACACGCGTGCTGGCCGCCCACAAGTGGTCTGCCAAGAAGGTAAAGCGCTTGCGTCATTCCTATGGCGTTGTGAAGTAA
- the ruvB gene encoding Holliday junction branch migration DNA helicase RuvB — translation MSDTPRLVDPAPQTTDRSEPALRPRKLDELIGQKNVKENLAILIDAARQRGEALDHVLFYGPPGLGKTTLAHILANEMGVNIKVTAGPAIERQGDLAAILSNLNEGDVLFVDEIHRLGKAVEEVLYPAMEDYSLDIVIGKGPSARAIRLKLPRFTVIGATTRLALLTAPLRARFGATFRLDYYEPEAIRAILARAAGELGLQPDPEGMREIATRSRGTPRVALRLLRRVRDYAEVRASGQMTRAVAQQALQLLEVDELGLDELDRRVLRVIIEKFSGGPVGLNTISAAVSEEPDTIMDVVEPYLMQLGFLERRAQGRHATLAACKHLGLPVPAQLNTPTLF, via the coding sequence ATGAGCGACACGCCGCGCCTGGTTGACCCGGCGCCACAGACCACCGACCGCAGCGAACCTGCCCTGCGCCCCCGCAAGCTTGATGAACTCATCGGCCAGAAGAATGTCAAAGAAAACCTTGCCATCCTGATCGACGCGGCCCGCCAGCGCGGCGAAGCGCTGGACCATGTGCTGTTCTACGGCCCGCCGGGTTTGGGCAAGACCACCCTGGCGCATATTCTGGCCAATGAGATGGGCGTCAACATCAAGGTCACCGCCGGCCCGGCCATCGAACGCCAGGGCGACCTGGCCGCCATCCTGAGCAACCTCAACGAAGGCGATGTGTTGTTTGTCGACGAGATCCACCGCCTGGGCAAAGCCGTGGAAGAAGTGCTCTACCCGGCCATGGAAGACTATTCGCTCGATATCGTCATCGGCAAAGGCCCGTCGGCCCGCGCCATCCGGCTCAAGCTGCCGCGCTTCACCGTCATCGGCGCCACCACCCGACTGGCATTGCTGACTGCGCCGCTGCGCGCCCGCTTTGGCGCTACTTTCCGCCTGGACTACTACGAGCCCGAGGCGATCCGGGCCATCCTGGCGCGGGCGGCCGGCGAGCTGGGTCTGCAGCCCGACCCGGAGGGCATGCGCGAGATCGCCACACGCAGCCGCGGCACGCCGCGCGTGGCGCTGCGTCTGCTGCGCCGCGTGCGTGACTATGCCGAAGTGCGCGCCAGCGGGCAGATGACCCGCGCCGTGGCCCAGCAGGCCCTGCAGCTGCTGGAGGTTGACGAGCTTGGCCTGGACGAGTTGGACCGGCGCGTGCTGCGCGTGATTATTGAGAAGTTCAGCGGCGGCCCGGTGGGGCTCAACACCATCTCAGCCGCGGTGAGCGAAGAGCCCGACACGATCATGGACGTGGTCGAGCCGTATCTGATGCAGCTCGGCTTCCTGGAGCGGCGTGCCCAGGGCCGCCATGCCACCTTGGCGGCCTGCAAGCACCTGGGCTTGCCGGTGCCAGCGCAGTTGAATACACCTACGCTGTTTTAG
- a CDS encoding KH domain-containing protein, translating to MKELVEYIAGALVDDPTQVRVSQRRRGEGTELSLLVGKEDMGRIIGRNGRVANAIRLLLQVAASQDGKRATLHISEPD from the coding sequence ATGAAAGAGCTCGTCGAATACATCGCTGGCGCCTTGGTGGATGACCCCACCCAGGTGCGCGTGAGCCAACGCCGTCGCGGCGAGGGCACCGAGCTCTCTTTACTGGTTGGCAAAGAAGACATGGGTCGTATCATTGGCCGCAACGGGCGCGTGGCCAATGCCATTCGCCTGCTGCTGCAAGTGGCCGCTTCGCAGGATGGCAAGCGCGCCACGCTGCACATTTCGGAACCTGATTGA
- a CDS encoding DegV family protein codes for MAKVAIITDSTTYLPKELSEGLNINIVPTVVIWDGKELRDGVDIQPGEFYERLAKAETMPTTSQPSPAAFKDMYEKLQKDGYTDILGLFVSAKLSGTIASANQAKDLVSGLNIEVMDGHSASMGTGWALLEAAKAAKAGKSLKECADIAKKAGEQTGLLLLVDTLEFLHRGGRIGGGARFLGTALNLKPILEVQDGRLEPRERVRTKAKALARILDLVDERIGGRTPLHLAVVHANAEADAKALLDEAKTRFKPDMTALTAVSPSVGTHTGPGTLGVAFMAGYK; via the coding sequence ATGGCCAAAGTAGCGATTATTACGGACAGTACCACCTACCTTCCCAAGGAACTAAGCGAGGGCCTGAACATCAATATTGTGCCCACCGTAGTGATCTGGGATGGCAAAGAACTGCGTGATGGCGTAGATATCCAGCCCGGCGAGTTTTACGAACGCCTGGCGAAGGCTGAGACCATGCCCACGACCTCGCAGCCCTCGCCGGCTGCCTTCAAGGACATGTACGAGAAGCTGCAAAAGGATGGCTATACCGACATCCTCGGCCTGTTCGTATCCGCCAAGCTGTCGGGCACGATTGCCTCGGCCAACCAGGCCAAAGACCTGGTGAGCGGGCTGAACATCGAAGTGATGGACGGCCACTCGGCCTCCATGGGCACCGGTTGGGCCCTGCTGGAGGCCGCCAAGGCCGCCAAAGCCGGCAAGTCTCTCAAAGAGTGCGCTGACATCGCCAAGAAGGCCGGCGAGCAGACCGGCCTGCTGCTGCTGGTCGACACGCTGGAGTTCCTGCACCGCGGCGGCCGCATCGGCGGCGGCGCCCGCTTCCTGGGCACCGCGCTAAACCTGAAGCCGATCCTGGAAGTGCAGGACGGCCGCCTGGAGCCGCGCGAGCGCGTGCGCACCAAGGCCAAAGCCTTGGCCCGCATTCTGGACCTGGTGGACGAGCGCATCGGCGGCCGCACGCCGCTGCACCTGGCGGTGGTGCACGCCAACGCCGAGGCTGACGCCAAGGCCCTGCTAGACGAAGCCAAGACCCGCTTCAAGCCGGACATGACCGCCCTGACCGCGGTGAGCCCTTCGGTGGGCACGCACACCGGCCCCGGCACCTTGGGCGTAGCCTTCATGGCGGGATACAAATAG
- the rpsP gene encoding 30S ribosomal protein S16 yields the protein MVRIRLRRVGGHNQASFRIVAADKESPAKGRFIEVLGSYNPRTKPATIALQEDRIYHWISNGAQPSESAQQVFQQAGLMARYERFKAGESLETLLAEADAAAKIRNADGRTSFPAPATSSRKKAAPAPAAAPAAAAPAAEAVAEAPVAEAPAAEAPAAEAAEAPAAEAPAAPAEEAPAADAPAAE from the coding sequence ATGGTACGTATTAGACTGCGCCGCGTTGGCGGCCACAATCAGGCTAGCTTCCGCATCGTGGCGGCCGACAAAGAAAGCCCGGCCAAAGGCCGTTTCATCGAGGTGCTGGGTTCTTACAACCCGCGCACCAAGCCTGCCACCATCGCGTTGCAGGAAGATCGCATTTACCACTGGATCAGCAATGGCGCCCAGCCCAGCGAATCCGCCCAGCAGGTGTTCCAGCAGGCGGGCCTGATGGCGCGCTATGAGCGCTTCAAGGCCGGCGAAAGCCTGGAGACCCTGCTGGCCGAGGCTGACGCCGCGGCCAAGATCCGCAATGCGGATGGCCGCACCAGCTTCCCGGCTCCGGCCACCAGCAGCCGCAAGAAGGCTGCCCCGGCCCCGGCTGCTGCTCCGGCAGCCGCAGCCCCTGCCGCCGAAGCCGTAGCTGAAGCTCCAGTTGCTGAAGCGCCGGCCGCTGAGGCCCCGGCTGCTGAAGCCGCCGAAGCCCCCGCTGCCGAAGCCCCCGCTGCTCCGGCAGAAGAAGCTCCTGCGGCTGACGCTCCTGCTGCTGAGTAA
- the queA gene encoding tRNA preQ1(34) S-adenosylmethionine ribosyltransferase-isomerase QueA yields the protein MNTADFDYELPEERIAQTPLEPRDSSRLLVLERATGKSIHAHFAEIGAFLRPHDLLVANHSRVLPARLHGRKLPGGGEVELLLIEQLEPQRWKALAGGKGLRPGRVIDLGNGLQAEVVEELERSERVVVFNKPLDEALNTIGQMPLPPYIHTALQDRERYQTVYSQQVGSVAAPTAGLHFTPELLARLRAQGVGFAEVLLHVGLDTFAPVHEEDPAEHHIHTEWCRLPAETAGAVNAAKQAGGRVVAVGTTSVRTLESAARGNGAGDGQVAAYEGRTDLFILPGFEFKAVDAMVTNFHLPRSSLLMLVSAFAGRELILETYQEAIALKYRFYSFGDAMLIV from the coding sequence TTGAATACCGCTGATTTTGACTACGAACTGCCTGAAGAGCGCATTGCCCAGACGCCGCTGGAGCCGCGGGATAGCTCGCGCCTGCTGGTGCTCGAGCGCGCCACGGGCAAGAGCATCCATGCCCACTTTGCCGAGATCGGCGCGTTTCTGCGTCCGCATGACCTGCTGGTGGCCAACCACAGCCGCGTGCTGCCCGCCCGCCTGCATGGGCGCAAGCTGCCCGGCGGCGGCGAGGTGGAGTTGCTGCTCATTGAGCAGCTGGAGCCGCAGCGTTGGAAGGCGCTGGCGGGTGGCAAGGGCCTGCGGCCCGGGCGGGTGATTGACCTGGGCAATGGCTTGCAGGCCGAGGTAGTGGAGGAACTGGAGCGCTCCGAACGGGTGGTGGTGTTCAACAAGCCGCTGGACGAGGCGCTCAACACCATTGGGCAGATGCCGCTGCCGCCCTATATCCACACTGCGCTGCAAGACCGCGAGCGCTACCAGACCGTGTATTCGCAGCAGGTTGGCTCCGTGGCGGCGCCCACGGCCGGCCTGCACTTCACGCCGGAGCTGCTGGCGCGCCTGCGGGCACAGGGCGTGGGCTTCGCCGAGGTGCTGCTGCATGTGGGTCTTGACACCTTCGCCCCTGTGCATGAGGAAGACCCGGCCGAGCACCACATCCACACGGAGTGGTGCCGCCTGCCCGCCGAGACCGCCGGCGCGGTGAACGCCGCCAAGCAGGCCGGCGGCCGCGTGGTGGCGGTGGGCACCACCAGCGTACGCACGCTGGAGAGCGCTGCCCGTGGAAATGGGGCTGGCGACGGCCAGGTGGCCGCCTACGAGGGCCGCACGGATCTGTTCATCTTGCCGGGTTTTGAGTTCAAGGCGGTGGACGCCATGGTGACCAACTTCCACCTGCCGCGCTCCAGCCTGCTGATGCTGGTGAGCGCGTTTGCGGGCCGCGAGCTGATCCTGGAAACCTACCAGGAGGCCATCGCGCTTAAGTATCGCTTCTATTCGTTTGGCGATGCAATGCTGATCGTGTAG